tttttgtgtgttcatttaaatttgtttccaatacttttttatttcttccttgatctgattattaacccattcattgtttactagcatgctattcaatctccatgaatttgagtgtttttgaattttttccttgatgttgtttactagtttcaagcccttgttgTCCAAGAAAATGCTGGatataatttcattgattttgacTTTGTtgtggcttgttttgtgtcctatcatgtagtctctctttgaaaatgttatatatgcatttgaaaagaatctgtattttgcttctttgggatgaaagtttatatatatataggagttaagtccatttgatgatgatctagggcattgttcagtgctgCAATATCCtagttgatattttgtttttaagatctatacatttttgacagtggggtgttaaaaatcctctactataattgtattactgtcagtttctttctggaagtcctccatgattttccttatgtatttgaaaaatatgtgtgtgtgtgtgtgtgtgtgtgtgtgtacacacacacacatatttgaagtatatgtatatacatatatatgtatatgcatatatgtacatgtatatatgcatatatgtacatgtgtgtatatatatgcatatatgcacccaacactgtgtatatatgtttataatgttttttcttcttgatcgattcttcccctgagtattatgaattgtccttctgtgtctcttttcatTGCCTTTGTTTTGAACATGCGTATTTTGtgtgatacaagtattgctaccccagcattttttttccctggccatttgcttggaatacttttttccaaacCTTCACTTTCTGTAtgggtattttgttctgaggtggttgtcttgtaggcagcatacatGTGTGCCATGTTTCTTAATTATTCACCCACccctttgtcttttgtttggagcatttaatccatttatatttaaggttattattggtaggtacttattcattgccattttcctatgttcctttcttttccttcattgtttcatagcagtacctttagcatgtcttgcaattCTGGTTTGGTGGAGTTGTATGTATTCTtacagccttcttttgtctggaaaactcttattttgccttccattttaaatgagaagctTGTCTGAAGAGTACTCTTGGTTGCAGGcgtttgtttttcattacttggaatatatcttgccattctcctctggcttgtagtgtttctgttgagaaagctgttagccttattggagctcccttttatgttactatctgttttctcccttgctgcctttaaggttctctctttgtttttaaaatttggcattaaattatgatgtgtcttggagtaagcctctttgggttcatcttgattgggaccctctgtgcttcctgagctAGCAtagcttttcccctctccaggttaggggagttttatgtcattttttcagttattctatctcttgctccttttcttctcctcctggtattaCTGTTATtcaaatgttgttacatttcatgttgtcttgcagttcccttaagctttCTTCATATTCTTGAGTCTTTTGTCATGCAGCTGCTTTAcatgggtatttctttctaccttgtcttccagttcactaatttagtcctctgctttatccagcgtgattgtaattccttctagtgtattttttatttcagatattatattcttcatttcctcctggttcttatttatagtttctattttctttttcatactgttgtagttcccactcagttccttgtagttgcctgtgaattctttgagcatccttataaccattcttttgaattctgtgtctgatagtttgtttgcctccattttatttatctcttctaTGGGGGAATTCTTCCATACTTTTTGACTgtgagttctttctttgtctctccttttaggtaactctttttgttttttttctgcaatCCCGGATGCCCTGCTTTGCCTGTTGTCTTTATGGTATAAATTTCTGTAGTAGGGGTTCTGTGGTGCTCAGTGGTGGggtctctctgttctttttgtttgattctgtagggtttctctttcttccatttgtgtgtgcTCTCTTGTTGTAAATGGGCATTACCTGTTGGTGGCTTCTTTGTTAGTTGGTTTTCCCCTTCTATGGGTTTGCTGATAGTCACAAGTTCCCCTTTGTCTCATATAATATTGTACGTGtattggttaacaaagcagtattaccagacaatCAAACCTACGCCAGGAAAAAAAACCCgcctaccacatcagcaatctcAACTGTAATTTAACTATGGTTAATAAACCTGGAGAGAGATCGTGGATATTATATGTCATAggaaatatgagatgactaaaagaggggaaaatgcttTTGCATGGTAAGAGAGAGGAGAACTGGTAAGAGTTGGGATAGAACTGAGGCCACAACAggaagagaacaaaatttaaaatataagcaaaacacAAAAGGGTGATGAGAACAATGGGATAAGAACAGGAAGAGTATGCTGTGAGGTTTGTAGTAAAATTGAAATGTCATTGGACCAGTgggaacaaaataatgaaaagtgaatatgagatgtctacagtaaagaaaactAATTTTGAGCAGATGAGCGAAGCAACCTAATAATTGTAAGGAGTGAAGCCCAGGTTGagagaggataaaaaagaaaaagaagggagagtgtaaatagtgaaataaaattcttcaCTCAACTTaccaggggcagagggaaggcgAAACAGAGTAAAACAGAGGTAGAGTATTctgtgggatttaaagtacaaataatgaacaaataggagttcTTTTAGaaaagtacagcaataaccatggtaTTTTACCCAACTAAGCCACTGTtcataaaaagtagaaaagaaataaaactctattagagggggaaaagaatgtgagctgacttaagaatGAAGAGTGCTTAAGTTAGGTTAGATTGAGAGCAAATAGTAAGATTAAGGGAGAGAAACTTGACATAGtatcagagaaaataaagtttacaacaaTGGTAGTAAATAAAACTCAGGAAGATGGGGAAATGGTTTAAGACCAgtgaagggtgctgtgtgggatttggataaaaagtaaaagaccaagagtagtgggttatttggaatacaaatgaagtaaaagaagaaaaattcaaatgccatatgaaaaggagaataaaaaaaaaaacaaaaccaacaacaaaaacaaacaaaaaaactaaacagaaagaagaaataaatttttaaaaaaggtgctCTTTCTGAATGAGGGCAAAGTGAAAATTGTCTCAGCAGCTGTTGGTGTTCCCCTTCTAACTTCTTTCTGAATCTGTgtctgattttctgtcagttccaagtcttactgtcttactctgaagaagaaaaaaaagcctgtCCAGCCCAGTTTGCAGATCTTCTAGGTTTCTGCAAGCAGAGATGTTCTGGgctctgttttttcctttcctttggtccCAGAAGGATGGGAGCTCAGCctgggctacaataatcacaggtgcccagtttctAGCCCACACGCTCAGAGTACTGTGCGGTTCACACTCCCTACTTGGTGCTTTTGTGCCCAGTCATTTCCAATAAACCACCTCGTTTTGCACCCTTTTGATCAGTCCATGAGGTGCACTAAGTGGGAGTAAATCGTGCCCACACTCCTCCTTCATTGTTGGCCTGGCCGCTgctcttattctttatttctgactgggtctttttcatgttttctaggtccatttttatttttgctatccCTTTGTTAAAAGTTCTCACTAACTTCATCTACTCTTCggctaagttcattgagcatccttaaatccaatgtttgaactctgcatctaatagaatatgcttgtctccattttatttagtttttttttttcctggagttttgttctgttactTCATTTggtacatatttctttgtctcgctATTTTGACTgtatccttgttttttgttttttttttctgtatattaggtagagctgctatgtctcctgaGCTTATGAAGTGGCCTTatgtaggtatcctgtagggtccagtggtataACCTTCTCAATTATCAGAACTGGACACTCCAGGTGTGTACCTCCTACCCTGTGTAGGCTGTGTATACCCTTCTATTATAGTTGAGCCATGATTGCCATTGGCACCATAGTGGGCTGGATTTACCCCCTGGCCAAATGGCTTCAAGGACTAGCTTgcaccaccatggaggatcagctctgCAGGGGCCAACCCCATAGCACAGGACTTACTCAGTGAGCCTGCTGAGTCCACCTCTTGGGTGAGTCCCTTGTGGAAGAGGTTGGGTGGGACTTCAGTGTAGCCTGATGtgcactgggtgtgctggctcctGGAGACTTTCAGGTGGTACAGACCAAGGTCAGTTGATACCTGTGCCCTGCTTAGGGTTACCTAGCATGGCctataaagtgatctgcagatggctgctacttgtactgggcttggagttGCCCGGGAAAGGCCATGCTCTGAAGCCAGATGCTGTtactttgagagattttaggaaagtctgaagtatgagccaagggaagccatttgtatggaaaagccattggaaACAGCCTGGGTTGGGCCTAAAAGACTGGTGGGGCAGGGTTTCAAGGAATCACCTGAGTGGAGCCAACAGAGTTAGCTGCACTGaaggagactcagatatggtgcctgcctaCAGGCTGTGGGGGAGGTACCAGGAAAGGAACAGTGTCCTCTGCTAGTCCTTCTGTTTgtgagaaagctgcccctccagctcttgcccaATGCCAGACAACTCTGTTTCCCCCCTTATGTCCCTGGTGCCCCACCACAGAAACTcagagtgagtccaagtaagtttgtgcacaggccctttaagaggagcgTCTGAGACTTCTGAAGCCGTCCATCTTACTCAACCACAATCCAAGCTGTGTTTTAGTCCCAGAAATTATGGGAACTTCTCTTCATTGCACTGGAATTGTGGGCAGGGGAGTGCAGTGTAGGGTTGGGTCCCCTTACTCCTCAGGGGAGACCTCtgtagctgagatatccctccttattttttctttttttctttttaaaattgtttttcaattacagttgtccccatttctctcccctgccctacccaccttcACCTCCTGCATTcagccctcaccaccaccacccccgttgtctttgtccatgagtcctttctacattttccttaatgactcttccccttctttgccccattatcctcctctcccccctctctgaTTActtttggtttgttctttatttccatgtctttggttctgttttgcctgcctgtttgttttattgatgaagttccacttataggtgagatcatatggtatttgtcttttaccacttggcttatttcacttagcataatgttctccagttctagcCATATGGTCATGAagagtagaagctccttctttctttctgctgtgtagtattctattgtgtaaatgtaccacagtttttaccCATTGGTAAATGTACCACTCATTTACccatggacacttaggctgtttccaacacttggctattgtaaattgtgctgctatgaacattgggctgcataggtcttttgaattggtatttcaggattcttagggcataatcccaccAGTGGGAATTGCCGGTTCTGATGGCagctccattttcagttttctgaggaaattccatattgttttccacagtggctacaccagtctacattcccagcAGTGGTGTagtagggttcacttttctccacaaccttgccagcacttgtttgttgatttgtttatgatggccattctgactggtatgaagtggtgtctcattgtggttttaatttccatctctccaatggctagtgatgctgagcatcctttcatatgtctctgggccctctgtatgtcctccttggagaagtgttcaggtcctttgcccattttttaattgggttgtttctcttcctggagtGTAGTCATGtcagctctttatatattttggagctaaacccttgtccaaagtgtcattggcaaatatattttcctatacggttggttcccttttcattttgctgatgttttctttagccgtgcagaagctttttattttgataaagtcccatttgcttgttctttcctttatgtcccttgctctgtaTACCTCCTGACTTTTTCAGCCACACATGGGTGAGACCTGTCTGTTTCACATCTCCACCCGTCTTACCAGTCTCAATGTAGGCTTCTATAtctccttagttataggacttttgttcagctagatttcaggtggttttaaaagatggttgttctgtaatttagttgtagtGTTGAAGTGATTGTGGGAAGATTTGAGTACCTCATTTACTTATGCCACCATCTGGACCAGAATCCTGCAAATGCTGACTCATTTATCTAActtatattcttattctcttgcATTTTCAGACACTTAATATTGTACATATAAAGTGTGTAGATATTGCATGGCACATAGTAATGGctgttgtatttcatttattttaagttaGAGCTTAATTTGCTATAACTAATAGTCCATACTTGATGACCCTAACCCACTAGTGGCTGTATCCCCCAAAACTCAAACCTGATCATATGTCTCTTGCTAAGCggttttttcttatttcattaacTGAAGGCTCTTTCTTACTTTCcctaattctattattttaataattattatgttGATTAATCCTGAAGTCAAATTTAGAAGAGttccttttttatccattcataaaGCATTCAGTAATCCTTTTGTTAAATACACATTCCATATTTTATCCTTCTGTATTATAGTTCATCATGTACAGGTTGAAAAGAaatgcacatttctttttaataattattaacgTACTGTCTCCTCAATGAAGTCAGAGGGATTTGGTAACACCTGCCACAATCCAGATTGTGGCCATTACAAAGGGCATAACATTGAAcaagagatttattttatattaaagtgAATTATACAGACAGTAACTTCTAAAGGCAGCAAATGGAGTGAAAATGGTAGGAATGTTATCGAGTTtgctgattttgttcttttttttattttggtggttTGTTGTAGCATTAAAGAAAGTATCATTTTCTGAAGGATGTCCGGGTTCCAAAGAGAACCAGGATCCAGGAGAACCAGAACCTGGAATGCAGCTAGTTAAGTCAAAGGTGTATTGTTGGAAATGAGCAATTTATAAGAGACCCAGTTAGAGccacagatatatattttttaaagattttattttatttatttttagaaggatagggagggagagaaacatcagtgtatggttacCTTTTGCactctccctactggggacctagcccgcagcccaggcatgtgccctaagactgggaatcgaactggcgaccctttggtttgcaggccagcactcagtccactgagccacaccagccagggtcacagAGAGATATTTTTAATGGACTTGTGGAATGGTGGCTTGAGTACTAAATGTGAATTAGTACTCACATCTGTGGAAGTtaagttagtttttgttttgatttgtttttttccagggTAATAACTATCATTTGGTCCTGCGAGCTGGGCTCAGGACCTTTATAggttttttaaacatgtttttatcaTTGTTACATTAGGTAACAACAGTGAAGTGTACCTCCAAATTTTTATGATAATGTCTACTTTAAGATCTCAGAACCATATAGAGAAATGTGATCGTTAAGGGTCTTACAGGTGAATAAAATCCACAGATGATACTAAGTATAAAGGCTATAAACCTAAACATAATAGatatactcagaaataaaagcagatttaaagaaacaaaattatttgggGAAGTAAGAAACATATGACTTGATGGTTAGAACAATTTTATTAACAGctgtgaggaaataaaatgaaCCTAGTCCATTTCCAGAGATGGTCTGTTATTCATCTATGTTGTATTTTCTGTTGAACTTTTGTGTTGTGGTGAATCACAGCTAGGTAGAGAGTTGGAATCTACAGTAAAACAGTGTTCTGTAAAACATAAGGAAATGGATGCTTTCAGaaattgattttgattttgatatATCAAATGGTGAGAAAAAGTACATATTAATGAGGAACATACCCTAGTAATCAAGCTGTAAGAAGGTAAGGACATAAACCATGATCTGCCTCTGCCAAACCACATTCTTCTTCTAATATGTTTTTCAGTCtgtttcccttaaaaataaataaaccccacAAAAACAATAACTTCCCTTGTTGAGCTCATCCAGTTTTCTGAGTTTCTTCCTAAATAAACAATGTTCAGAAAACCTCTATGCTCATTCACCATGTCTTGAGTTTATTTCACCTTTACAAATTTGCCTCATagcatttttttaagtaattatttttttgtgaacTAAATTAAGGGAAAATCTAGGTCCTAGATTATAGGACTATTTTTTTGAACCTGAGGAAGTTGTGTTTTCAGAACTTTAGTTTGGTACTGGTGTGTAGAGTAGAGGCATGTATTCTAAAAAACAAATCCTAACTTAGTAATCTGTGTATGAGGGAATTAGGACTAAGTTCTTCTCCCTTTACCAAATGTAGTTCATCCTTTGAAGACCCATGTCTACTAATcttcactgtcagtttattctgtGTTTAATGTCTCTTTTGGGCTCACTCCATTTTCTTGAGTTTATATGTTTCCGAATCAGCCACTCCCCAGTTCCCTgtgctttgaattttatttctatttttgtccaGTTTTGAAGTTTTATCTAAGTGTTAAATATCATTGCTACTTTCCTTTCACTGTTTCCCCTGCAGCATGTAGTTTCCACTCAAAGCAGAAGGTACAGGAAATGTATACTTGGATTTAGTTCATACCAGGAAAATGGGCCTAAAACAAAAAATTGACTATATAATAAGACATTTATGTAAAAGTCCAGTTGCATTAGAAGCAACTGGTACTTTTATTCATATATGtggttatttttctcatttctagatATTCATATATGtggttatttttctcatttctagaaAACTGGAAAGTTGATTACCTGATAGAGAACAGCCAGGAAAATCAAGATGAACATTTTTGGGAATTTGCTGTCACCACCAACAAAACATTAAGTGGTGATAAAGTAAGGAGAACTTTCAGTCTGGGTACAGACTGTGTTCCTTCAAGAAATATTTCAGAGGAGATATGTGACTCTTGTGAAATGAATTTGAAGAACATCTCAGGCTTAATTATTAGTAGAAAGAACTATTCTGAAACAAAGcctgataaatttaatttatatgaaaaattgcTTTTTGATATTAGGCATGAGAAAATTCCTACTGGAGGAAAATCTTATAACTATAATCAAAAAAGGAATATCCTTGGTCATTTCCAGAATCTTACTCAACCAATTATCGACCAGCCTTTTGAGTATACTGACAATGGACAAAGCTTCCAAGAggaggcagcatttttctcaaaCAAGAAAGCTCAGATAGGAGGGACACTCTATAAATATAATGAATGTCAAAGAACCTTCATCCAAAGTTTCAAGCTCAATTTATCTCAGAGAACTCATTTGAAAAGAGAACTATATGCATGCAGTATTTGTGGGAATTCCTTCTGTATGGATTTAAGATTGGGACATCAAAAAGCTCTTACAGGAGAGAATCCttatgaatataataaatatgagCAAATTTTCTATGATAATTCAACTTTCATTATCCATCAGAGAACTTATGCAGGAAAGATTCCCCATGAATATAATGTAAGCCACAAAACAGGGGTAAAATCAGCTCTCTTTAAACATCAGATAGTACATATAGGGGGGAAACGTTATGAgcacaaagaaaatggaaataatttcaaCAAGAAGTCACACCTCACCCAACCTCGGAGAGCTCACTCAGGACAAAGAAATTTTGAATGTGCTGAATGTGGGAAAACATTCTGGGAGAAGTCAAACCTCACTCAACATCAGAGaacacacacaggagagaaaccctatgaatgtgcTGAATGTGGGAAGTCCTTTTGTCAGAAACCACACCTTACCAACCATCAACGAACTCATACAGGAGAAAAACCTTATGAATGTAAGCAGTGTGGGAAAACATTCTGTGTGAAGTCGAACCTCACAGAACATCACAGAACacatacaggagagaaaccctatgaatgtaatgCATGTGGAAAGTCCTTCTGCCACAGGTCAGCACTAACTGTACATCAGAGaacacacacaggagagaaaccctttatatgcaatgaatgtgggaaatccttcTGTGTGAAGTCAAATCTCATTGTACATCAAagaactcacactggagagaaaccctataaatGTAATGAGTGTGGGAAAACCTTCTGTGAGAAATCAGCTCTTACTAAGCATCATAGaactcacacaggagagaaaccctatgagtgTAATGGATGTGGGAAGACCTTTAGTCAGAGGTCAGTGCTCactaaacatcagagaattcatgcAAGGGTGAAAGCTCTTTCAACATCCTGAATATTCAGAAACCTTCATCCACCCTTTCAAATTCattatgtagtttttaaaaatgagattaatgAAACCCAAAGAACATGGCAAATTACTCAAAAGTTATTGTAATTTAGATAATCAGTATTCAAATAAAAccatattaatgttttaaatatgtagaagattttaagaaaaactaaatttttgtCAGAAAATTTTTACTAAGGGAAAATTTATTTAAGTAATATGGTAAAGATCTTCATACAGAATTTATGTTATCTAAGTGTTGTATTGCAAATGATACCAAAATTTTATTATAAGTGTAATGTGCGATATTCAGTTATATTGGTATTCACAGTGTCATTTGAGGcttaaaaaatgttgaataactagcattaaacatttatgtaaagAGTCCCTAATGTGTGCAGGCCTTATTTAAGTAGAAGTATTCTGATATAACAGAAATTTGATGTATGCTTAATTTGTACATTAGAGCCCAACATGCTTGTGAAGAGAAAGTATGAACATGAGTTAAACACCTATTGAGGTCTATATTGATATTTCCCACACAAAATAGCACCAGTATCTTTATAGGTTGACATAATTACActgtgtacatataaatatatttaaacacacatacacaaatatagtGGTGTGCTAGAATAAGATCATACTAGCATGGAAGTACTGCTGATTGTCAAATTTTCAGACATTTTGTGAGCCAATTGTTAAACATAGtcactgaaaaattaaattatatagagttacaattaaattatattaaaaacataataaatattcaacacTCActacttcctaattattttataacattttactgTTGGTTCTTTatgttacttatatttttaatctacATAGAGAAAATACTGTGTAATGGTGTGCTACTGCACAATCTCTTTCTAACTCTACATTCAGTTCCATCATGTTGGTAGCTTGACTTTAGTggaagtatttacaccatggaatttGGCAAACTCTACAATTTATGGTTATTTTCTCATAGAACCTATTGTCAAATATTTACCAGCACAATAGgacataagaatatatatatttggaaaatttaGGGTACAAACCACataccctttctcttctttcttaataTAAATACATGGCCATGGCCGTTATTGCTAAACTGCCTCTTCAATAAATAAGGCAAAATGTGAGGTTTTTAACTACCTCTGCTTCATTTCTATTCTTAATAGTACCTTAGTCTTTTTAAAGTGTGGCCAGTATATGTTATTTTACAACCACATCACCTaccttctgaatttttttttttttgcatatatgaaTGAGCACAGCCATTATTACTGAACTACTACTTCCATTAAAAAGCCaaactttttttctgaggtttttatGCTGCTTCTTGGTCAGTCAGTATTGTAattgttaataataatgatatttcCATATATTTCACATAGATTAACAGCAGTTATATACAGTAATACTgtactatataaataaatagtagtGGCATGTAATGAAATGCCTCTTTTATACTCTTGCTATTTCATTGCTGTATCTATTTAGGCATGGTATGTGTAACCTGAGTTGTATGTAATCCAGGaactatgtatttgtttttcatgtaaTAGAATATCATATATTCTCTCTGTTGCCTTTGTCCTACTGTTCCCCATGTTTCAGTGCAGCATGTTGATAAGCAGTTCCAAGAGACTGTACTTCTTAATTGCTGGGCTCTATTATGTCTGTTTTGTTCTCCCAGATGATACAAGGGTAAATCCCGACAAGTCTGAGTTAATCATGGATATTCTAAAGATTTTGTTGAGTGGTCATGTGAGCAATGAGATGTTTGGAAAATATTCTGCAGTACTTCTGGGAAAAatctcatcaataaaatattgttagGACAGACATGAAAAGACATGTCTCTATTCTACTGGACTTTTTCATGTCTATATGTTATATTATAGTTTGTGGCCCCAAAGGGCAACAGCCTGAAGATAACAGTACAGAAGATGGGAAAACCTTGACTTGGAGGTGACATCCACTGAGATGTGCAACTTCATCTGGATCTTCTCTCTGTGAGGACTTAATGTGATAATAAtggttttgtatttattcttagggcTATTGCTTAGAGCTGAAGGCATTCCCCCCAACAGAGGTGAATTCTTTTCTAAGTGTTAATGTTCTATACAGTGATTTTTG
This Phyllostomus discolor isolate MPI-MPIP mPhyDis1 chromosome 5, mPhyDis1.pri.v3, whole genome shotgun sequence DNA region includes the following protein-coding sequences:
- the ZNF248 gene encoding zinc finger protein 248 isoform X6, which translates into the protein MDSCVTWKVWDKFQKREHCFLQEQKMNKSQKKNIPLQEPVSFKDVYVDFTKEEWYLLDPAQKILYRDMMLENYSHLVSVGYCITKPEVIIKIEQGEEPWILKQGFPSQCHPENWKVDYLIENSQENQDEHFWEFAVTTNKTLSGDKVRRTFSLGTDCVPSRNISEEICDSCEMNLKNISGLIISRKNYSETKPDKFNLYEKLLFDIRHEKIPTGGKSYNYNQKRNILGHFQNLTQPIIDQPFEYTDNGQSFQEEAAFFSNKKAQIGGTLYKYNECQRTFIQSFKLNLSQRTHLKRELYACSICGNSFCMDLRLGHQKALTGENPYEYNKYEQIFYDNSTFIIHQRTYAGKIPHEYNVSHKTGVKSALFKHQIVHIGGKRYEHKENGNNFNKKSHLTQPRRAHSGQRNFECAECGKTFWEKSNLTQHQRTHTGEKPYECAECGKSFCQKPHLTNHQRTHTGEKPYECKQCGKTFCVKSNLTEHHRTHTGEKPYECNACGKSFCHRSALTVHQRTHTGEKPFICNECGKSFCVKSNLIVHQRTHTGEKPYKCNECGKTFCEKSALTKHHRTHTGEKPYECNGCGKTFSQRSVLTKHQRIHARVKALSTS
- the ZNF248 gene encoding zinc finger protein 248 isoform X3; the protein is MYFVVLSTYISLAALYFFMYIIRATGAWTGFQGLHFSVKSLGKWNRERAGLASQTRPFLGSSILQIQNYYLLCFHLLLCIIMTQYPEAMDSCVTWKVWDKFQKREHCFLQEQKMNKSQKKNIPLQEPVSFKDVYVDFTKEEWYLLDPAQKILYRDMMLENYSHLVSVGYCITKPEVIIKIEQGEEPWILKQGFPSQCHPENWKVDYLIENSQENQDEHFWEFAVTTNKTLSGDKVRRTFSLGTDCVPSRNISEEICDSCEMNLKNISGLIISRKNYSETKPDKFNLYEKLLFDIRHEKIPTGGKSYNYNQKRNILGHFQNLTQPIIDQPFEYTDNGQSFQEEAAFFSNKKAQIGGTLYKYNECQRTFIQSFKLNLSQRTHLKRELYACSICGNSFCMDLRLGHQKALTGENPYEYNKYEQIFYDNSTFIIHQRTYAGKIPHEYNVSHKTGVKSALFKHQIVHIGGKRYEHKENGNNFNKKSHLTQPRRAHSGQRNFECAECGKTFWEKSNLTQHQRTHTGEKPYECAECGKSFCQKPHLTNHQRTHTGEKPYECKQCGKTFCVKSNLTEHHRTHTGEKPYECNACGKSFCHRSALTVHQRTHTGEKPFICNECGKSFCVKSNLIVHQRTHTGEKPYKCNECGKTFCEKSALTKHHRTHTGEKPYECNGCGKTFSQRSVLTKHQRIHARVKALSTS
- the ZNF248 gene encoding zinc finger protein 248 isoform X1 translates to MYFVVLSTYISLAALYFFMYIIRATGAWTGFQGLHFSVKSLGKWNRERAGLASQTRPFLGSSILQIQNYYLLCFHLLLCIIMTQYPEAMDSCVTWKVWDKFQKREHCFLQEQKMNKSQEHAVLVSCSLVNIPLQEPVSFKDVYVDFTKEEWYLLDPAQKILYRDMMLENYSHLVSVGYCITKPEVIIKIEQGEEPWILKQGFPSQCHPENWKVDYLIENSQENQDEHFWEFAVTTNKTLSGDKVRRTFSLGTDCVPSRNISEEICDSCEMNLKNISGLIISRKNYSETKPDKFNLYEKLLFDIRHEKIPTGGKSYNYNQKRNILGHFQNLTQPIIDQPFEYTDNGQSFQEEAAFFSNKKAQIGGTLYKYNECQRTFIQSFKLNLSQRTHLKRELYACSICGNSFCMDLRLGHQKALTGENPYEYNKYEQIFYDNSTFIIHQRTYAGKIPHEYNVSHKTGVKSALFKHQIVHIGGKRYEHKENGNNFNKKSHLTQPRRAHSGQRNFECAECGKTFWEKSNLTQHQRTHTGEKPYECAECGKSFCQKPHLTNHQRTHTGEKPYECKQCGKTFCVKSNLTEHHRTHTGEKPYECNACGKSFCHRSALTVHQRTHTGEKPFICNECGKSFCVKSNLIVHQRTHTGEKPYKCNECGKTFCEKSALTKHHRTHTGEKPYECNGCGKTFSQRSVLTKHQRIHARVKALSTS
- the ZNF248 gene encoding zinc finger protein 248 isoform X2, whose amino-acid sequence is MYFVVLSTYISLAALYFFMYIIRATGAWTGFQGLHFSVKSLGKWNRERAGLASQTRPFLGSSILQIQNYYLLCFHLLLCIIMTQYPEAMDSCVTWKVWDKFQKREHCFLQEQKMNKSQEHAVLVSCSLVEPVSFKDVYVDFTKEEWYLLDPAQKILYRDMMLENYSHLVSVGYCITKPEVIIKIEQGEEPWILKQGFPSQCHPENWKVDYLIENSQENQDEHFWEFAVTTNKTLSGDKVRRTFSLGTDCVPSRNISEEICDSCEMNLKNISGLIISRKNYSETKPDKFNLYEKLLFDIRHEKIPTGGKSYNYNQKRNILGHFQNLTQPIIDQPFEYTDNGQSFQEEAAFFSNKKAQIGGTLYKYNECQRTFIQSFKLNLSQRTHLKRELYACSICGNSFCMDLRLGHQKALTGENPYEYNKYEQIFYDNSTFIIHQRTYAGKIPHEYNVSHKTGVKSALFKHQIVHIGGKRYEHKENGNNFNKKSHLTQPRRAHSGQRNFECAECGKTFWEKSNLTQHQRTHTGEKPYECAECGKSFCQKPHLTNHQRTHTGEKPYECKQCGKTFCVKSNLTEHHRTHTGEKPYECNACGKSFCHRSALTVHQRTHTGEKPFICNECGKSFCVKSNLIVHQRTHTGEKPYKCNECGKTFCEKSALTKHHRTHTGEKPYECNGCGKTFSQRSVLTKHQRIHARVKALSTS